In Halogeometricum sp. S1BR25-6, a single genomic region encodes these proteins:
- the fer gene encoding ferredoxin Fer: MPTVEYLNYEVLDDNGWEIDDNDLFEKAADADFDDEDYGSLEVNQGEYILEAAEAQGYDWPFSCRAGACANCAAILKEGEIEMDMQQILSDEEVSDKNVRLTCIGSPEADEVKIVYNAKHLDYLQNRVI, from the coding sequence ATGCCCACGGTAGAATACCTCAACTACGAAGTACTCGACGACAACGGCTGGGAAATCGACGACAACGACCTCTTCGAGAAGGCCGCAGACGCGGACTTCGACGACGAAGACTACGGCTCTCTCGAAGTCAACCAGGGCGAGTACATCCTCGAAGCGGCCGAGGCGCAGGGCTACGACTGGCCCTTCTCGTGCCGCGCGGGCGCCTGCGCGAACTGCGCGGCCATCCTGAAAGAGGGCGAAATCGAGATGGACATGCAGCAGATTCTCTCCGACGAGGAGGTCTCTGACAAGAACGTCCGTCTCACTTGCATCGGGTCGCCGGAGGCAGACGAGGTCAAAATCGTCTACAACGCGAAGCACCTCGACTACCTCCAGAACCGCGTCATCTAA
- the metX gene encoding homoserine O-acetyltransferase MetX, translating into MQTDNGTVDVGAFDFECGADIPSLEVAYESYGEFDGDNAVLVCHALTGSQNVAGYGTNTAGQARAWWNDIVGAGKAIDTNDYYVVCANVPGSCYGTTGPASPGPDGDPYGTDFPPVTVGDWTRAQRLLLDELGVGRLHAVVGGSVGGMNALDWAQRYPDDVRHLAVVAAAGRLDPQCLALDAIARRAITTDPDWNGGDYYDSDPPTDGLALARQLGHVMYLSKASMERKFGRRAAGRDAQRESFPTDPAAAYFPYRDVESYLDYQAEKFVERFDANSYLYLTRAMDDYDLAEGYEDDADALAAFEGDTLLLSFTGDWHFTSEQSESLAESLRDLDAPVAHHVVESDHGHDAFLVEPEKVGPPLRDFLDAGVEGRAIHDTEEEPESLPDDRDFAPVHSSLFSR; encoded by the coding sequence ATGCAGACCGACAACGGCACCGTCGATGTGGGCGCGTTCGACTTCGAGTGCGGCGCGGACATTCCTTCTCTCGAAGTCGCCTACGAGTCCTACGGCGAGTTCGATGGCGACAACGCCGTCCTCGTCTGCCACGCCCTCACCGGCAGCCAGAACGTCGCCGGATACGGGACGAACACGGCCGGCCAGGCCCGCGCGTGGTGGAACGACATCGTCGGCGCGGGGAAGGCCATCGACACGAACGACTACTACGTCGTCTGCGCGAACGTCCCCGGGTCCTGCTACGGGACGACCGGCCCCGCCTCGCCCGGTCCGGACGGCGACCCCTACGGCACCGACTTTCCTCCGGTCACGGTCGGCGACTGGACGCGCGCCCAGCGTCTCCTCCTCGACGAACTCGGCGTCGGCCGCCTGCACGCCGTCGTCGGCGGCAGCGTCGGCGGGATGAACGCCCTCGACTGGGCGCAGCGCTACCCGGACGACGTGCGCCACCTCGCCGTCGTCGCCGCCGCCGGCCGCCTCGACCCGCAGTGTCTCGCCCTCGACGCCATCGCCCGGCGCGCCATCACCACCGACCCGGACTGGAACGGCGGCGACTACTACGATTCGGACCCCCCGACGGACGGCCTCGCCCTCGCGCGCCAACTCGGACACGTCATGTACCTCTCGAAGGCGTCGATGGAGCGGAAGTTCGGCCGGCGCGCCGCCGGCCGCGACGCCCAACGGGAGTCGTTCCCGACGGACCCCGCCGCCGCGTACTTCCCCTACCGCGACGTGGAGTCGTACCTCGACTACCAGGCCGAGAAGTTCGTCGAGCGATTCGACGCGAACTCCTACCTCTACCTCACGCGCGCGATGGACGACTACGACCTCGCGGAGGGCTACGAGGACGACGCCGACGCCCTCGCCGCCTTCGAGGGGGACACGCTGCTGCTCTCCTTCACGGGCGATTGGCACTTCACGAGCGAGCAGTCCGAGTCGCTGGCCGAGTCGCTCCGCGACCTCGACGCCCCCGTCGCCCACCACGTCGTCGAGTCCGACCACGGCCACGACGCCTTCCTCGTCGAACCCGAGAAGGTCGGCCCGCCGCTCCGGGACTTCCTCGACGCGGGCGTGGAGGGCCGCGCGATTCACGACACGGAGGAGGAACCCGAGTCGCTGCCGGACGACCGGGATTTCGCGCCGGTGCACTCCTCGCTGTTCAGTCGGTGA
- a CDS encoding inorganic phosphate transporter yields MVEILLVVGLLVAVFVGFNIGGSSTGVAFGPAVGSGLLSKLAAAALMTAFALFGAWTAGREVIKTMGGQIVPQSEFTLAASVAVLFFVGLALLISNTFGVPASTSMTAVGAIAGLGVATGTLDEGVMLEIVSWWIVAPVIAFWTCAMVGRYVYPHLDAKLKLDSSPGPLVEIDSYGVPTPKLGPNTTVREAASTVLVVVIACYMAYSAGASNAANAVAPLVGNGALGINEGILLGAGAIGLGAFTIARRTLDTVGNDLTELPILAALIVETVSASLITFLSYIGIPASLAVSATMCIVGLGWGRATRTVTIGEAIGGKSPGMSVNALTAETREDVPPVGEESETDLAGSDLFDPGTTGRVIFFWLLTPSLSAVASYALFSVTAL; encoded by the coding sequence GTGGTCGAAATACTCCTCGTCGTCGGTCTGTTGGTCGCCGTCTTCGTCGGCTTCAACATCGGCGGTTCCTCCACCGGCGTCGCCTTCGGCCCGGCCGTCGGCAGCGGCCTCCTCAGCAAACTCGCAGCGGCCGCGCTGATGACCGCGTTCGCCCTGTTCGGCGCGTGGACCGCCGGGCGGGAGGTTATCAAGACGATGGGCGGTCAGATCGTCCCGCAGTCGGAGTTCACGCTCGCGGCGAGCGTCGCCGTCCTCTTCTTCGTCGGCCTCGCGCTTCTCATCTCGAACACGTTCGGCGTCCCCGCCTCCACCTCGATGACCGCCGTCGGCGCCATCGCCGGTCTCGGCGTCGCGACGGGGACGCTCGACGAGGGCGTGATGCTCGAAATCGTCTCGTGGTGGATCGTCGCCCCCGTCATCGCCTTCTGGACCTGCGCCATGGTGGGCCGGTACGTCTACCCGCATCTCGACGCGAAACTCAAACTCGACAGTTCGCCGGGACCGCTCGTCGAGATAGACAGCTACGGCGTCCCGACGCCGAAACTCGGTCCGAACACGACCGTCCGCGAGGCGGCCAGCACTGTCCTCGTCGTCGTCATCGCCTGCTACATGGCCTACTCCGCGGGCGCGTCGAACGCCGCCAACGCCGTCGCCCCCCTCGTCGGCAACGGCGCCCTCGGAATCAACGAGGGTATCCTCCTCGGCGCGGGCGCCATCGGTCTCGGCGCGTTCACCATCGCCCGCAGGACGCTCGACACCGTCGGCAACGACCTCACCGAACTGCCCATCCTCGCGGCGCTCATCGTCGAGACGGTGTCGGCGTCGCTCATCACGTTCCTCTCGTACATCGGCATCCCCGCCAGCCTCGCCGTCTCGGCGACGATGTGCATCGTCGGACTCGGCTGGGGGCGGGCGACCCGCACGGTGACTATCGGCGAGGCCATCGGCGGGAAGTCCCCCGGCATGTCGGTGAACGCGCTGACCGCCGAGACGCGCGAGGACGTGCCGCCGGTCGGCGAGGAATCGGAGACGGACCTCGCCGGGTCAGACCTGTTCGACCCGGGGACGACCGGTCGCGTCATCTTCTTTTGGTTGCTCACGCCGTCGCTGTCGGCCGTCGCCTCCTACGCGCTGTTCTCGGTCACGGCGCTGTGA
- a CDS encoding O-acetylhomoserine aminocarboxypropyltransferase/cysteine synthase family protein, translating into MADETDNADDGTDGNEANGTQGFSTRSLHAGQEPDAATGSRAPPIYQTTSYVFDDAEDAAGQFALEKEGYIYSRLMNPTVAMLQERLASLEGGVGAAATASGMAAFDLATFLLAEAGDNIVSASSLYGGTYTYLTHTVERRGVTTKFVDTLDYDAYDEAIDEDTAFVHVETIGNPALVTPDFERLSEVAHDNGVPLFVDNTFATPYLCRPLEHGADLVWESTTKWIHGAGTTVGGVLVDGGSFPWTEHAEKYSEIAKPNPAYHGVDFSERFGEAAFTYAAIARGLRDLGNAQSPFDAWTTLEKIESLPLRMDRHCENAMAVAEFLEDHDAVSWVNYPGLESHETHEEASKYLDGGYGGMITFGLAEGYEAARGTVNEVELASLLANVGDAKTLVIHPASTTHQQLTEDEQAAAGVTPDMVRLSVGVEDAADIVADLEQAIETATD; encoded by the coding sequence ATGGCGGACGAGACAGACAACGCGGACGACGGAACCGACGGGAACGAAGCGAACGGAACGCAGGGGTTCAGCACGAGGAGCCTCCACGCCGGACAGGAACCGGACGCGGCCACCGGGTCGCGCGCGCCGCCCATCTACCAGACCACCTCCTACGTCTTCGACGACGCCGAGGACGCCGCGGGGCAGTTCGCCCTCGAAAAAGAGGGCTACATCTACTCGCGGCTGATGAACCCCACCGTCGCGATGCTGCAGGAACGCCTCGCCTCACTCGAAGGTGGCGTGGGCGCGGCGGCCACCGCCTCCGGGATGGCGGCGTTCGACCTCGCCACGTTTCTCCTCGCAGAGGCGGGCGACAACATCGTCTCGGCGTCCTCGCTGTACGGCGGGACGTACACCTACCTCACGCACACCGTCGAGCGACGCGGCGTCACGACGAAGTTCGTCGACACGCTGGATTACGACGCCTACGACGAGGCCATCGACGAGGACACCGCGTTCGTCCACGTCGAGACCATCGGCAACCCGGCGCTCGTGACGCCCGACTTCGAGCGTCTCTCGGAGGTAGCGCACGACAACGGCGTCCCTCTGTTCGTCGACAACACGTTCGCCACGCCCTACCTGTGCCGACCGCTCGAACACGGCGCCGACTTGGTGTGGGAGTCGACGACGAAGTGGATACACGGCGCGGGCACGACGGTCGGCGGCGTCCTCGTCGACGGCGGGTCGTTCCCGTGGACCGAACACGCCGAGAAGTACTCCGAGATAGCGAAGCCGAACCCGGCGTACCACGGCGTCGACTTCTCCGAGCGGTTCGGCGAGGCGGCGTTCACCTACGCGGCCATCGCCCGGGGTCTGCGCGATTTGGGTAACGCCCAGTCACCGTTCGACGCTTGGACCACCCTCGAGAAGATAGAGTCGCTCCCGCTGCGGATGGACCGCCACTGCGAGAACGCGATGGCCGTCGCGGAGTTCCTGGAGGACCACGACGCCGTCTCGTGGGTGAACTACCCCGGCCTCGAATCCCACGAGACGCACGAGGAGGCCTCGAAGTATTTGGACGGCGGCTACGGCGGGATGATCACGTTCGGCCTCGCCGAGGGCTATGAGGCCGCCAGAGGGACCGTCAACGAGGTAGAACTCGCCTCGCTCCTCGCCAACGTGGGCGACGCGAAGACGCTCGTCATCCACCCGGCGTCGACGACCCACCAGCAGCTCACGGAAGACGAACAGGCGGCCGCGGGCGTGACGCCCGACATGGTCCGTCTCTCCGTCGGCGTCGAGGACGCCGCGGACATCGTCGCGGACCTCGAACAGGCCATCGAGACGGCGACGGACTGA
- a CDS encoding O-acetylhomoserine aminocarboxypropyltransferase/cysteine synthase family protein: protein MTHGFHTRSLHAGQEPDSATGSRAPPIYQTTSYLFEDADRAADLYSLDAEGDVYSRISNPTTRVLENRLAALESGVGAVATASGMAAFDAAASILASVGDNVVASADMYGGTSTYLTKMASRRGVETRVVDTLDYDAYEEAVDEDTAFVHVETIANPSLKTPDFERLADIAHEARAPLVVDNTFATPYLCRPIEHGADIVWESTTKWIHGSGTTVGGVLVDGGTFPWKRADYDELSGENPAFGVDFVERFGDRAFAMAARQRSLRTLGNQQSPFDAWQTIQGVETLPLRMEKHCANARAVAEALRDHEDVAWVSYPGFEDHPTHGNASEYLQHGFGGMVTFGLADGYEAAKRTCENTDLASFLANIGDAKTLLIHPASTTHAQLSADEQRAAGVGPDMLRLSVGIEDAEDIVADLDGSIRRAAEATR from the coding sequence ATGACACACGGGTTCCACACCCGGAGCCTCCACGCCGGGCAGGAGCCGGATTCGGCCACCGGGTCGCGCGCGCCGCCCATCTACCAAACCACCTCGTACCTGTTCGAGGACGCCGACCGCGCCGCGGACCTCTACTCGCTGGACGCCGAGGGCGACGTCTACTCGCGCATCTCGAACCCGACGACGCGCGTGCTCGAAAACCGGTTGGCGGCGCTCGAATCGGGCGTCGGCGCCGTCGCCACCGCCTCGGGCATGGCCGCCTTCGACGCCGCCGCGAGCATCCTCGCCTCCGTCGGCGACAACGTCGTCGCCTCCGCGGACATGTACGGCGGCACCTCCACGTACCTCACGAAGATGGCCTCGCGCCGCGGCGTCGAGACGCGCGTCGTGGACACCCTCGACTACGACGCCTACGAGGAAGCCGTCGACGAGGACACCGCGTTCGTCCACGTCGAGACCATCGCCAACCCCTCGCTGAAGACGCCGGACTTCGAGCGTCTGGCCGACATCGCCCACGAGGCGCGCGCCCCCTTGGTCGTCGACAACACGTTCGCGACGCCCTACCTGTGCCGCCCCATCGAACACGGCGCCGACATCGTCTGGGAGTCGACGACGAAGTGGATACACGGGTCGGGAACGACGGTCGGTGGCGTCCTCGTCGACGGCGGGACGTTCCCGTGGAAGCGCGCCGACTACGACGAACTCTCCGGGGAGAACCCCGCGTTCGGCGTCGACTTCGTCGAGCGGTTCGGCGACCGAGCGTTCGCGATGGCCGCCCGCCAGCGCTCGCTCCGAACCTTGGGAAATCAGCAGTCGCCGTTCGACGCCTGGCAGACGATTCAGGGCGTCGAGACCCTCCCGCTTCGGATGGAGAAACACTGCGCGAACGCCCGCGCGGTGGCCGAGGCCCTCCGCGACCACGAGGACGTGGCGTGGGTCTCGTATCCGGGCTTCGAGGACCACCCGACGCACGGAAACGCGAGCGAATACCTCCAACACGGATTCGGCGGGATGGTCACCTTCGGCCTCGCGGACGGCTACGAGGCGGCCAAGCGCACCTGCGAGAACACCGACCTCGCCTCCTTCCTCGCCAACATTGGCGACGCGAAGACGCTCCTCATCCACCCCGCCTCCACGACGCACGCGCAGTTGAGCGCCGACGAACAGCGGGCGGCGGGCGTCGGTCCCGACATGCTCCGCCTCTCGGTCGGCATCGAGGACGCAGAAGACATCGTCGCCGACCTGGACGGGTCGATTCGCCGGGCCGCGGAGGCGACACGGTAA